One Paroedura picta isolate Pp20150507F chromosome 16, Ppicta_v3.0, whole genome shotgun sequence genomic region harbors:
- the LOC143825818 gene encoding phosphatidylinositol transfer protein beta isoform-like gives MVLIKEFRVVLPCSVEEYQVGQLFSVAEASKNNTGGGEGIEVLKNEPYEREGERGQYTHKIYHLQSKVPGFIKMFAPEGSLVVHERAWNAYPYCRTVITNEYMKDDFFIKIETWHKPDLGDQDNVHGLDVETWKDVEVVHIDIADRTHVSDQDYKPDEDPAIFKSMKTNRGPLGPDWKRELANNEDCPHMCAYKLVTVKFRWWGLQGRVEKFIQKQERRLFTNFHRQLFCWLDKWVDLSMADIRRMEEETQRELDEMRQKGSVRGMTAGDE, from the exons ATGGTGCTCATCAAAGAGTT ccGGGTAGTGCTGCCCTGCTCGGTGGAAGAG TATCAAGTGGGACAATTGTTCTCTGTGGCCGAGGCCAGCAAGAACAACACCGGCGGAGGCGAGGGGATCGAAGTCCTCAAAAATGAGCCCTACGAACGGGAAGGGGAGCGGGGACAGTACACCCACAAGATCTACCACCTCCAGAG CAAAGTTCCGGGCTTCATTAAGATGTTCGCCCCTGAAGGGTCGCTAGTCGTCCACGAGAGAGCGTGGAATGCCTACCCTTATTGCCGAACCG TTATAACG AATGAATATATGAAGGATGATTTCTTCATCAAAATTGAAACATGGCACAAACCTGACCTCGGCGACCAAGACAAT GTCCACGGGCTGGATGTGGAGACCTGGAAAGACGTTGAGGTTGTCCATATAGACATTGCTGACCGGACGCATGTGTCAGACCAG gaTTACAAACCGGACGAGGACCCCGCTATTTTCAAATCGATGAAGACAAACAGAGGGCCTCTCGGGCCAGATTGGAAA CGGGAACTAGCCAATAACGAAGATTGTCCTCACATGTGTGCCTACAAACTTGTGACAGTGAAGTTCCGCTGGTGGGGCCTTCAAGGTCGAGTGGAAAAATTTATCCAGAAG CAAGAAAGACGGCTCTTCACCAACTTCCACAGGCAGCTCTTTTGCTGGTTGGATAAGTGGGTGGATTTAAGCATGGCTGATATCCGACGGATGGAGGAGGAGACTCAGAGGGAACTTGATGAg ATGCGACAGAAAGGCTCTGTGAGAGGGATGACCGCTGGGGATGAATGA
- the LOC143826438 gene encoding sulfotransferase 1 family member D1-like — translation MAEPKDYVEFLHEHPELFRRFPLVPVHGVPLMVPIAEQWDPIENFEARPDDLLISTYPKAGTTWMQEIVDLICTGGDVEKARRAPTYVRIPFLEICSPPPIPSGVDSLVNVPSPRVIKTHLPFQLVPKSFLEKNCKMIYVARNAKDNLVSYYFFDRMNVTQPEPGPWDGYIKKFMDGTVAWGSWYDHVRRYWDERSNYRMLYVFYEDMKENLAREVRRVMDFLEIDLPEDIVRKITHHASFQVMKDNPMSNYSTMPNTIFDKKIGSFMRKGEVGDWKNYFTVAQREAFDADYRSKMEGTTLRFRDVL, via the exons ATGGCAGAACCAAAGGACTACGTAGAATTCCTGCATGAACACCCAGAGCTTTTCCGAAGATTTCCGCTCGTGCCGGTCCATGGAGTCCCCCTGATGGTGCCCATTGCGGAACAATGGGATCCGATCGAAAATTTCGAAGCCCGGCCAGACGACCTGCTCATCTCCACCTACCCCAAAGCAG GTACCACATGGATGCAGGAGATTGTTGACCTGATTTGCACTGGTGGTGATGTGGAAAAAGCACGGCGCGCTCCCACATACGTCCGGATTCCGTTCCTAGAAATCTGCTCCCCACCTCCTATACCTTCAG GGGTTGATTCACTGGTAAATGTACCATCTCCTCGGGTTATCAAAACACACCTACCTTTCCAGCTTGTccccaaaagctttctggaaaagAATTGCAAA ATGATCTATGTGGCTCGCAACGCCAAGGACAACCTGGTCTCCTATTACTTCTTTGACCGGATGAATGTGACACAGCCGGAACCAGGGCCGTGGGATGGCTATATTAAGAAATTCATGGATGGCACAG TTGCTTGGGGTTCTTGGTACGACCACGTCCGGCGTTACTGGGATGAGAGATCAAACTACCGGATGTTGTATGTCTTCTATGAGGACATGAAAGAG AACCTGGCACGTGAGGTCCGGCGTGTCATGGATTTCCTGGAGATTGACCTGCCAGAGGACATTGTGCGGAAGATCACTCATCATGCCTCCTTCCAGGTCATGAAGGACAACCCAATGAGCAATTACAGTACTATGCCTAATACCATCTTTGACAAGAAAATAGGCTCTTTTATGAGGAAAG GTGAAGTTGGCGACTGGAAGAATTATTTCACAGTGGCTCAAAGGGAGGCGTTTGATGCTGATTACCGGAGCAAGATGGAAGGGACAACCCTGCGTTTCCGGGATGTACTATAG
- the LOC143826439 gene encoding sulfotransferase 1B1-like, whose translation MASHKDNEGAQPEPQEVYRRYPLLPVQGIPLMEPIVRSWARVEDFEAQPDDILIATYPKAGTTWTQEIVDLIFTGGDVEKARRAPVFIRIPFLEMCTIGSFPAGIDLLVKAPSPRVIKTHLPFQLLPKSLLEKNCKIIYVARNAKDNLVSYYFFDRMNLVQPDPGPWDGYIKKFMEGTVPWGSWYDHVQRYWEEKANHRILYLFYEDMKEDLAREIRRVKNFLEVDLSEDIVQKIAHHTTFQVMKDNPMTNAEDVPNTVFDRTISSFMRKGEVGDWKNYFTVAQREAFDADYRSKMEGTTLRFRDVL comes from the exons ATGGCAAGTCACAAGGACAACGAGGGAGCCCAGCCTGAACCTCAGGAGGTCTACCGGAGGTATCCGCTGTTGCCAGTCCAGGGAATTCCCTTAATGGAGCCCATCGTGCGTTCCTGGGCTCGAGTTGAGGATTTTGAAGCACAGCCGGATGACATACTCATTGCTACCTACCCCAAAGCAG GCACTACGTGGACCCAGGAAATTGTAGATCTGATCTTTACTGGAGGTGATGTGGAAAAAGCTAGGCGGGCCCCAGTGTTCATCCGGATCCCGTTTCTAGAAATGTGCACTATAGGCTCTTTTCCTGCTG GGATTGATCTTCTAGTGAAGGCACCATCTCCTCGCGTGATCAAAACTCACTTACCCTTCCAGCTTCTTCCTAAAAGCCTTTTGGAAAAGAACTGCAAG ATTATCTACGTCGCCCGCAATGCCAAGGACAACCTGGTCTCCTATTACTTCTTTGACCGGATGAATTTGGTACAGCCAGACCCAGGGCCATGGGATGGCTATATTAAGAAATTCATGGAGGGCACAG TTCCATGGGGCTCTTGGTATGACCACGTCCAGCGTTACTGGGAGGAGAAAGCCAACCACCGTATCCTGTATCTTTTCTATGAAGACATGAAAGAG GACTTGGCCCGGGAGATCCGGCGTGTGAAGAATTTCCTGGAAGTTGACCTCTCTGAGGATATTGTTCAGAAGATCGCCCATCACACCACCTTCCAGGTCATGAAGGACAACCCAATGACGAATGCTGAAGATGTCCCCAACACAGTTTTTGACAGGACAATAAGCTCCTTTATGAGGAAAG GTGAAGTTGGCGACTGGAAGAATTATTTCACAGTGGCTCAAAGGGAGGCGTTTGATGCTGATTACCGGAGCAAGATGGAAGGGACAACCCTGCGTTTCCGGGATGTATTATGA